The proteins below come from a single Cystobacter ferrugineus genomic window:
- a CDS encoding fibronectin type III domain-containing protein — MSSSSRTRGSRPGPFILAAAMALLFGLSPTLAAAAARGEWAPNVGYAQGDSVTYSGKGYDCRQAHTSLPGWEPPNVPALWLGGATVPTDTQAPTAPSGLRSTATSSNSVSLAWNASSDNVAVTGYEVSFSGGGVSGAANSTTTSATISGLQPNTTYTFTVKAKDAAGNRSAASAALSVTTPPNVADTQAPTAPSSLRSTATGSDNVSLAWSGSSDNVAVTGYEVFVNGGTSPSTTSTTTSATVSGLKANTTYTFSVKARDAAGNRSSASNSISVTTTNTPPVSSKIIVGYWHNFDNGSTNIRLRDISPKFNVIQVAFAEPVGGPSTGNMAFSPYNATVADFKADIAYLKSQGKKVLISLGGANGTVDLATATAQQNFVSTMQSIIDTYGFDGMDIDLEGSSLSLNGGDTDFRNPTTPKITHLIEGVRQLLARYGSGFLLTMAPETAYVQGGYSAYGGPWGAYLPVIYAFRDRLTYLHVQHYNTGTVTALDGRAYAQGTADFHVAMAEMLLQGFPVGGNANNIFPALRPEQVVIGLPSSPQAAGGGYTTPANVQKALGYLIKGQSFGGGYVLRKPSGYPGFKGLMTWSINWDKFTNYEFSNSHRAYLDSL, encoded by the coding sequence ATGTCTTCGTCGAGTCGAACCCGCGGGTCCCGGCCGGGCCCCTTCATCCTGGCCGCCGCCATGGCGCTGCTGTTCGGTCTGTCCCCCACCCTCGCCGCCGCCGCGGCACGCGGTGAGTGGGCGCCCAACGTCGGCTACGCGCAGGGCGACAGCGTGACCTACAGCGGCAAGGGTTATGACTGCCGCCAGGCCCACACGTCGCTGCCCGGCTGGGAGCCGCCCAACGTCCCCGCGCTGTGGCTGGGGGGCGCCACCGTCCCCACGGACACCCAGGCGCCGACGGCTCCCTCGGGCCTGCGCTCCACCGCCACGAGCAGCAACAGCGTGTCCCTCGCGTGGAATGCCTCCTCGGACAACGTGGCCGTCACCGGCTATGAGGTGTCATTCAGCGGCGGCGGCGTGTCCGGAGCCGCCAACAGCACCACGACGAGCGCCACCATCTCCGGCCTCCAGCCCAACACCACGTATACCTTCACCGTCAAGGCGAAGGACGCGGCCGGCAACCGCTCGGCGGCGAGCGCGGCGCTCAGCGTGACCACGCCCCCCAACGTCGCCGATACCCAGGCGCCGACGGCGCCCTCGAGCCTGCGCTCCACCGCCACGGGCAGCGACAACGTGTCCCTGGCGTGGAGTGGCTCGTCGGACAACGTGGCCGTCACCGGCTACGAGGTGTTCGTCAACGGTGGCACGTCCCCGTCCACCACCAGCACCACCACGAGCGCCACCGTGTCCGGCCTCAAGGCCAACACCACGTATACCTTCAGCGTGAAGGCCCGGGACGCGGCCGGCAACCGCTCGTCCGCCAGCAACAGCATCTCGGTGACGACGACCAACACGCCCCCCGTGAGCAGCAAGATCATCGTCGGCTACTGGCACAACTTCGACAACGGCTCGACCAACATCCGCCTGCGTGACATCTCGCCCAAGTTCAACGTCATCCAGGTCGCCTTCGCCGAGCCGGTGGGCGGCCCCTCCACGGGCAACATGGCGTTCTCGCCCTACAACGCGACCGTCGCGGACTTCAAGGCGGACATCGCCTACCTGAAGAGCCAGGGCAAGAAGGTCCTCATCTCCCTGGGCGGAGCCAACGGCACGGTGGATCTGGCCACGGCCACCGCGCAGCAGAACTTCGTCTCCACCATGCAGTCCATCATCGACACGTATGGCTTCGACGGCATGGACATCGACCTGGAGGGCAGCTCGCTGTCCCTCAACGGCGGGGACACCGACTTCCGCAACCCGACCACGCCGAAGATCACCCACCTCATCGAGGGCGTCCGGCAGCTCCTCGCCCGCTACGGATCCGGCTTCCTGCTCACGATGGCGCCCGAGACGGCCTACGTCCAGGGCGGCTACTCCGCCTACGGTGGACCGTGGGGCGCCTACCTGCCGGTCATCTACGCGTTCCGTGACCGGCTGACGTACCTGCACGTGCAGCACTACAACACCGGCACCGTGACGGCGCTGGATGGCCGCGCCTATGCCCAGGGCACCGCGGACTTCCACGTGGCCATGGCCGAGATGCTCCTGCAGGGCTTCCCGGTCGGCGGCAACGCGAACAACATCTTCCCGGCGCTCCGTCCGGAGCAGGTGGTGATTGGCCTGCCCTCCTCGCCCCAGGCCGCTGGCGGTGGTTACACGACGCCCGCCAACGTGCAGAAGGCGCTCGGCTACCTCATCAAGGGCCAGTCGTTCGGCGGCGGCTACGTGCTGCGCAAGCCCTCGGGCTACCCCGGCTTCAAGGGCCTGATGACCTGGTCCATCAACTGGGACAAGTTCACCAACTACGAGTTCTCCAACAGCCACCGCGCCTATCTGGACAGCTTGTAG
- a CDS encoding glycosyl hydrolase family 18 protein, producing the protein MRRSSKFVIPGLLTLFTACQGIEPELPASAHSQVSELAATATGLTATVSTSASWDGGFSGVAVIKNTTSSPITEWALTVKFNGAAGISGSPWGAGGSATKNSDGSWTLQPNTWGGNVVPANGSVTVSFDGTGTYSGVASCSINGYACSGGTTPSDKTPPTVSLTATPTQIMSPGSVSLTAPASDNVGVSRVEFYRNGVIFSTDSTSPFTASDDFNSSNQNGTYSYTARAYDAAGNTATSSGVSVQVDLPNIHPPPPGGRMYIGYASSWNTSINDLTTANIPSYYTHLNLSFVRPDMAYTKGSYEFDQAVAGFEFAEGATTNSGQKKFTREQAQTLINNIQALRTRGTQVWISVGGWSYSQGDQWSRFNAGHVVDLAQDLGADGVDIDWESSGSSCNKLTADQFSCTKDAEIANIITTLHNTIRARGLNLGISIAGWSTGAYYVKGTPFEEGKVQWGSPFGGTMYSVVKNHGSKLHHINLMSYDGGDYYDPREGYESYRAIYSGPIAMGLEIAPEGAGGATLKLNAEPGTVYDAEMLTGQNNMATKYYNVETLATYMKNKGKPTDGMMVWQIWKERVHMPAPAGAASVNATGQKVCQMLGITSNCNQSIPSLPKY; encoded by the coding sequence ATGCGTCGGTCGTCGAAATTCGTCATTCCTGGCCTGTTGACTCTCTTCACCGCATGCCAGGGGATTGAGCCGGAGCTGCCCGCGTCGGCTCATTCCCAGGTGTCCGAGCTGGCGGCCACCGCCACGGGGTTGACCGCCACGGTCTCCACCAGCGCGAGCTGGGACGGTGGCTTCAGTGGCGTGGCCGTCATCAAGAACACCACGAGCAGCCCCATCACGGAGTGGGCGCTCACCGTGAAGTTCAACGGCGCCGCCGGTATCAGCGGCTCGCCGTGGGGCGCGGGCGGCTCGGCCACCAAGAACAGCGACGGCTCGTGGACCCTGCAGCCCAACACCTGGGGCGGCAACGTCGTGCCCGCCAATGGCAGCGTGACCGTGTCCTTCGATGGCACCGGTACCTACAGCGGCGTGGCGAGCTGCTCCATCAATGGCTATGCGTGCTCGGGCGGCACCACGCCCTCGGACAAGACGCCCCCCACCGTCAGCCTGACGGCCACCCCCACCCAGATCATGAGCCCGGGCAGCGTGAGCCTCACCGCGCCCGCCAGTGACAACGTGGGCGTGAGCCGGGTCGAGTTCTACAGGAACGGCGTGATCTTCAGCACCGACAGCACCAGCCCCTTCACCGCGTCGGATGACTTCAACTCCAGCAACCAGAATGGCACCTACAGCTACACCGCCAGGGCCTATGACGCGGCGGGCAACACCGCCACCTCGAGCGGCGTGAGTGTCCAGGTCGACCTGCCGAACATCCACCCGCCTCCTCCCGGCGGGCGCATGTACATCGGGTACGCCAGCTCGTGGAACACGAGCATCAATGATCTGACGACGGCGAACATCCCCAGCTACTACACCCACCTGAACCTCTCCTTCGTCCGGCCCGACATGGCGTACACCAAGGGCTCGTACGAGTTCGATCAGGCCGTGGCGGGCTTCGAGTTCGCCGAGGGAGCCACGACGAACAGCGGGCAGAAGAAGTTCACGCGGGAGCAGGCCCAGACGCTCATCAACAACATCCAGGCGCTGCGCACGCGGGGCACCCAGGTGTGGATCTCCGTCGGCGGATGGAGCTACAGCCAGGGTGACCAGTGGTCGCGCTTCAACGCGGGGCACGTGGTGGACCTGGCGCAGGACCTGGGCGCCGACGGCGTCGACATCGACTGGGAGTCGAGCGGCAGCAGCTGCAACAAGCTGACGGCGGACCAGTTCAGCTGCACCAAGGACGCGGAGATCGCCAACATCATCACCACCCTGCACAACACCATCCGCGCCCGCGGGCTGAACCTGGGCATCTCCATCGCGGGCTGGTCCACGGGCGCCTACTACGTGAAGGGCACGCCCTTCGAGGAGGGCAAGGTGCAGTGGGGTTCGCCCTTCGGTGGAACCATGTACAGCGTGGTGAAGAACCACGGATCCAAGCTGCACCACATCAACCTCATGTCCTACGACGGGGGCGACTACTACGACCCCCGCGAGGGCTATGAGTCGTACCGGGCCATCTACAGCGGCCCCATCGCCATGGGCCTGGAGATCGCCCCCGAGGGCGCGGGCGGCGCGACGTTGAAGCTCAACGCCGAGCCCGGCACGGTGTACGACGCCGAGATGCTCACCGGGCAGAACAACATGGCGACGAAGTATTACAACGTCGAGACGCTCGCCACGTACATGAAGAACAAGGGCAAGCCGACGGACGGAATGATGGTGTGGCAGATCTGGAAGGAGCGGGTCCACATGCCCGCTCCCGCTGGCGCGGCGTCGGTGAACGCCACGGGCCAGAAGGTCTGCCAGATGCTCGGCATCACCAGCAACTGCAACCAGAGCATTCCCAGCCTGCCCAAGTACTAG
- a CDS encoding RNA polymerase sigma factor, which yields MVHVEEPRLRAVMEGRREDAEALVAQLLPRVRNLVRYSVRADSDVDDITQDALIAILRGLPSYRGEGAFASWADRVVGRVTFAASKRARVERTRLKQDEEDESAPVLADDAPPEDCILRRRMEKLLDKLSEEQRRALVLHHVMGMSVPEMAEELEVPFETVRSRLRLGKAHLRELLFRQVGHEQVLP from the coding sequence ATGGTCCATGTGGAGGAGCCTCGCCTCCGCGCGGTCATGGAAGGACGGCGTGAAGACGCCGAGGCCTTGGTGGCGCAGCTTCTTCCCCGGGTGCGCAACCTGGTGCGCTATTCGGTCCGGGCGGACTCCGACGTGGATGACATCACCCAGGATGCGTTGATCGCCATCCTGCGGGGGCTGCCTTCCTACCGGGGCGAGGGCGCCTTCGCGTCCTGGGCGGACCGCGTGGTGGGGCGGGTGACCTTCGCCGCCTCGAAGCGCGCGCGCGTCGAGCGCACGCGGCTGAAGCAGGATGAAGAGGACGAGTCGGCGCCGGTGCTGGCCGACGACGCACCGCCCGAGGACTGCATCCTCCGGCGCCGCATGGAGAAGCTGTTGGACAAGCTCTCCGAGGAGCAGCGGCGGGCCCTGGTGCTGCACCATGTGATGGGGATGAGCGTGCCGGAGATGGCGGAGGAGCTGGAGGTTCCCTTCGAAACCGTCCGCAGTCGTCTCCGCCTGGGCAAGGCGCACCTTCGCGAGCTGCTGTTCCGCCAGGTGGGCCACGAGCAGGTTCTTCCCTGA
- a CDS encoding glycosyl hydrolase family 18 protein has translation MRLNKWALGLVFSALSVGCGSEGLPPAGEGAGSVMKAPLADPAWAPGVFYAVGARVSYGGGSYECRQAHTSLLGWEPSAVPALWLAVTTGPTDPPPTGDTTAPTTTLSANSTYFTAAGTLNVTATATDNVGVTKVEILQNGAVVSSSKTYSRTFALGQNGTYTYTVKAYDAAGNVGSQTVTVTVAIGDAPPPPPPPGGKRIVAYFTAWGIYARNYHPSNVPASKVTHLNYAFANIQDGKCVIGDPFADIDKGGGYPNEWDPGQLRGNFRAFKEIKKSNPHLKLLISVGGWSWSKYFSQVAATAASRSTFVKSCVDMYIKGQFPGVDAANGVGVFDGIDIDWEYPVGGGLDGNINSPADKQNYTLLMQEFRNQLNAVTSQTGKQYLLTIATGASPDLLANKQETKNLANVLDWINVMSYDYHGAFESSTNFQSALYRVTGDPAASSGFYTDGSVSKMLELGVPANKIVVGVPFYGRGWGNVPSANNGLFQSGVPTKGTWDDGSSGLTGVFDFKDIKNNYEGKNGYTKYFHSEAKEAYVYNPNTKIWIAYDDAQSMSAKADYILSKGLGGAMAWELSSDDGTLLDTLYQKLK, from the coding sequence ATGCGTCTCAACAAGTGGGCCTTGGGTCTGGTCTTTTCCGCGCTGTCCGTGGGGTGTGGGTCGGAAGGCCTGCCGCCGGCGGGCGAGGGCGCTGGCAGTGTGATGAAGGCCCCGCTCGCGGACCCGGCCTGGGCGCCGGGCGTCTTCTACGCGGTGGGCGCGCGGGTCTCCTACGGTGGCGGCTCCTATGAGTGCCGCCAGGCCCATACCTCGCTGCTGGGGTGGGAGCCCTCGGCGGTACCGGCGCTCTGGCTGGCGGTCACCACGGGTCCCACCGATCCCCCCCCGACTGGTGACACGACCGCTCCCACGACGACCCTGAGCGCCAACTCCACGTACTTCACGGCCGCGGGCACGCTGAACGTGACGGCCACCGCCACGGACAACGTGGGCGTGACGAAGGTGGAGATCCTCCAGAACGGCGCCGTGGTCTCCTCGAGCAAGACCTACAGCCGCACCTTCGCCCTGGGCCAGAATGGCACGTACACCTATACGGTGAAGGCCTATGACGCCGCGGGCAACGTGGGCTCTCAGACCGTCACCGTCACCGTGGCGATCGGCGACGCGCCGCCCCCTCCTCCTCCTCCCGGCGGCAAGCGCATCGTGGCCTACTTCACCGCGTGGGGCATCTACGCGCGCAACTACCACCCGTCCAACGTTCCCGCTAGCAAGGTGACGCACCTCAACTACGCTTTCGCCAACATCCAGGACGGCAAGTGCGTCATCGGTGACCCCTTCGCGGACATCGACAAGGGCGGCGGCTACCCGAACGAGTGGGATCCCGGCCAGCTGCGTGGCAACTTCCGCGCCTTCAAGGAGATCAAGAAGAGCAACCCCCACCTCAAGCTGCTCATCTCCGTGGGTGGTTGGAGCTGGTCCAAGTACTTCTCCCAGGTGGCGGCTACCGCGGCCTCCCGCTCGACCTTCGTGAAGTCCTGCGTGGACATGTACATCAAGGGCCAGTTCCCTGGTGTCGACGCGGCCAATGGCGTGGGTGTCTTCGACGGCATCGACATCGACTGGGAGTACCCGGTGGGTGGCGGGCTGGATGGCAACATCAACAGCCCCGCGGACAAGCAGAACTACACGCTGCTGATGCAGGAGTTCCGCAACCAGCTCAACGCCGTCACCTCGCAGACGGGCAAGCAGTACCTGCTCACGATCGCCACGGGCGCCTCGCCGGACCTGCTCGCCAACAAGCAGGAGACGAAGAACCTGGCCAACGTGCTCGACTGGATCAACGTGATGTCCTACGACTACCACGGGGCCTTCGAGAGCTCGACGAACTTCCAGTCCGCGCTCTACCGCGTCACGGGTGATCCCGCGGCGAGCTCCGGCTTCTACACCGATGGCTCCGTGTCGAAGATGCTCGAGCTGGGCGTGCCGGCCAACAAGATCGTCGTGGGCGTGCCCTTCTACGGCCGCGGCTGGGGCAACGTGCCCTCCGCGAACAACGGCCTCTTCCAGAGCGGCGTCCCCACGAAGGGCACCTGGGATGACGGGTCGTCCGGGCTGACGGGCGTGTTCGACTTCAAGGACATCAAGAACAACTACGAGGGCAAGAACGGCTACACCAAGTACTTCCACTCGGAGGCCAAGGAGGCCTACGTCTACAACCCCAACACGAAGATCTGGATCGCCTACGACGACGCGCAGTCCATGTCGGCCAAGGCGGACTACATCCTGAGCAAGGGGTTGGGCGGCGCGATGGCCTGGGAGCTGAGCTCGGATGACGGCACGCTGCTCGACACGCTGTACCAGAAGCTGAAGTAG